The sequence below is a genomic window from bacterium.
CTTCGAAGATAGGTGTGTTCGGTTAGTTCGTCAAACCTTGCGTCGGCGCAGGAATGCGGCCACCGCGGGTTATAAATTTCATCGACGATAAGTTTCGAATCGGCATGATCGGCGCTTTTCCCAAAAGACCGCCATAGTCCACGGATTCTCCGATTTTTTTTCCAGGAACCGGAATGATACGAACGGCCGTTGTCTTATTATTGATCATACCGATGGCCGATTCATCGGCAATCAGACCGGCAATATTTTCCCACGGCGTATCACCCGGAACGGCCACCATGTCGAGGCCGACGGAACAGACGCACGTCATCGCTTCTAATTTCTCCAAGCTCAGATGCCCTTTCTCAACCGCGCTGATCATTCCTTGATCTTCGCTCACGGGAATAAATGCACCGCTCAATCCACCGACATACGATGACGCCATGAGTCCGCCTTTTTTTACCGCATCGTTCAGCATGGCTAGCGCGGCGGTTGTACCGCAAGCGCCCACGTCCTCCAATCCCATTGCAACCAGAATGTCGGCAATGCTGTCACCCGGCGCCGGTGTAGGTGCAAGTGAAAGATCGACAATACCGAATTCGACATTCTGTTGTCTCGCTACTTCGCGACCGATCAACTCGCCGGCTCGCGTGATTTTAAACGTCATACGCTTAATGATTTCTGACAACTCGCCGAGATCCGCATTCGGAGCTTCTTTGATCGCATGCAAAACCACGCCCGGTCCGCTGATGCCGACATTGATCACCGTTTCCGGTTCCGTCACGCCGTGAAAAGCACCGGCGACAAATGGATTGTCTTCTACGGCATTACAAAACACTACAAATTTGGCGCAGCCGATCGCGCCTTCCGAAGCTGTCTTTTCGGCAAGATCTTTAATAACTTTCGAGACAGCAATAATCGCATCCATGTTGATGCCGGCTTTGGTCGATCCTACGTTGATAGACGAACATACGCGCTGCGTCGTGCCGATCGCTTCGGGAATCGATTCAATCAGCGCTTTGTCACCGTTGGTAAAACCTTTTTGCACCAGCGCGGAATAACCCGCCAGAAAATCTACACCGACCGTCGCCGCCGCGTCATCCAAACGGCGTGCGAGTTGGACAAATTCCGACGGAGTAAAAAAATCGCACGGAATCGATACGGGCGTGATTGAAATTCTTTTGTTGGCGATTGAAATTCCGTATTTCATTTCAACATCTTTGGCCGTTGCCACATGTTTTTCGGCGGTTCGGCAGATTTTGTTGTAAATTTTTTCAATTGTTGTACGTGCATCACCGGTCGAACAATCGCGCAAGCTGATGCCCATGGTCGTCGTTCGAATATCAAAATGTTCGACCTCAGTCATACGAACGGTTTCAAGAATTTCCTGAATATCAAAAGCCATAAAATCTCCGATAAAATAAAGTCC
It includes:
- a CDS encoding PFL family protein, producing MAFDIQEILETVRMTEVEHFDIRTTTMGISLRDCSTGDARTTIEKIYNKICRTAEKHVATAKDVEMKYGISIANKRISITPVSIPCDFFTPSEFVQLARRLDDAAATVGVDFLAGYSALVQKGFTNGDKALIESIPEAIGTTQRVCSSINVGSTKAGINMDAIIAVSKVIKDLAEKTASEGAIGCAKFVVFCNAVEDNPFVAGAFHGVTEPETVINVGISGPGVVLHAIKEAPNADLGELSEIIKRMTFKITRAGELIGREVARQQNVEFGIVDLSLAPTPAPGDSIADILVAMGLEDVGACGTTAALAMLNDAVKKGGLMASSYVGGLSGAFIPVSEDQGMISAVEKGHLSLEKLEAMTCVCSVGLDMVAVPGDTPWENIAGLIADESAIGMINNKTTAVRIIPVPGKKIGESVDYGGLLGKAPIMPIRNLSSMKFITRGGRIPAPTQGLTN